One genomic region from Pecten maximus chromosome 5, xPecMax1.1, whole genome shotgun sequence encodes:
- the LOC117326859 gene encoding betaine--homocysteine S-methyltransferase 1-like, with protein MSSKGLIERLENGGQVLIAEGYLMELERRGYLQSGGFIPEVVLEHPEVVRELHREFVHAGTDVVEAFTYYGHREKLRTIGREGDLERLNRTALKIAREVADETGILMAGGLCNTNIYDKDDVTTHNQVKAMFKEQVEWAVEEGADYIIAETISYYGEAKLALEAIQKYGRGAPAVITIACYVPDKTLEGLPIAEACRKLEEDGAAVVGLNCGRGPRTMLPTIRKIRKVCKGPIAAIPVAFKSTDKCPTWIILKDPDTGKSVLKQVRLGMGKSRMDTGITKHETDESKHGVTSQ; from the exons GATTGATTGAGCGTCTAGAAAATGGCGGACAAGTCCTCATTGCGGAAGGATATCTAATGGAATTGGAGAGAAGAGGTTATCTGCAGTCTGGGGGATTTATACCGGAAGTGGTTTTAGAACATCCGGAGGTAGTCCGAGAACTACATCGAGAGTTTGTACATGCTGGCACCGATGTGGTAGAAGCATTCACA TATTATGGTCATAGAGAGAAATTGCGAACAATCGGACGCGAGGGCGACCTAGAGAGACTCAATAGAACAGCTCTTAAGATCGCGCGGGAAGTGGCAGACGAGACCGGAATTTTAATGGCTGGCGGACTTTGCAACACCAACATATATGACAAAGATGATGTTACTACACATAACCAAGTCAAGGCTATGTTTAAG GAGCAGGTAGAGTGGGCGGTGGAGGAAGGGGCGGACTACATCATAGCGGAGACAATAAGCTACTACGGGGAGGCTAAACTAGCGCTAGAGGCAATACAGAAAtacggaagag GTGCCCCAGCAGTGATAACTATAGCATGCTATGTACCGGACAAGACGCTTGAGGGGCTACCGATAGCCGAAGCATGTCGTAAATTGGAGGAGGATGGAGCGGCCGTGGTGGGTCTAAACTGTGGACGTGGTCCAAGGACAATGTTACCTACAATCAGAAAAATAAGGAAAGTTTGTAAG GGACCGATAGCCGCCATTCCCGTGGCATTCAAGTCTACGGATAAGTGTCCCACGTGGATCATTTTGAAAGATCCGGACACAGGTAAGTCAGTCCTTAAACAGGTACGACTAGGCATGGGTAAATCTAGGATGGACACGGGGATAACCAAACACGAAACTGATGAGTCTAAACATGGGGTTA